One part of the Bacteroidia bacterium genome encodes these proteins:
- a CDS encoding YeeE/YedE thiosulfate transporter family protein — MKNIAYALVGIVFGITMTKSEAISWYRIIEMFRFESFHMYGIIGVAVGLSALLLFILKRNKFTTLEGGLIEHESMQLRPKRHLLAGSIFGLGWALLGACPGPIYVLIGNGFLIMGVVLIGAVLGTYLYGIWMDKLPH; from the coding sequence ATGAAAAATATAGCCTACGCATTGGTCGGAATCGTTTTTGGGATTACCATGACCAAATCAGAAGCAATCTCCTGGTACAGAATCATAGAAATGTTTCGCTTTGAAAGCTTTCATATGTATGGAATTATTGGAGTCGCCGTCGGATTGAGTGCTTTACTTCTATTCATCCTGAAACGAAATAAATTCACTACCCTGGAAGGAGGACTTATTGAGCATGAAAGCATGCAACTCAGGCCGAAACGACATCTTCTGGCCGGTTCTATTTTTGGATTAGGATGGGCCCTCCTGGGCGCTTGTCCGGGCCCTATTTATGTCCTCATAGGTAATGGATTTCTCATAATGGGAGTGGTTCTGATCGGAGCAGTATTGGGGACCTATTTATATGGGATTTGGATGGATAAATTGCCTCATTAA